One part of the Sciurus carolinensis chromosome 4, mSciCar1.2, whole genome shotgun sequence genome encodes these proteins:
- the Septin3 gene encoding neuronal-specific septin-3 isoform X1, whose protein sequence is MDHNFAPAPPEMQPHGASGPGSSFSRSHMLGHHPHPSRLPGGVSPLIPVVRKTVHLDTFPQSHIPQTSSRLGLRARTLSVPPKDTGIAPGAILSPLPAKSLVPRKLSSISLTIHRKSQARPLDPPFSHWEELPTLGREAATHRGGRLSAQSSPPVTIVPEGRVHSEGPGNPGLTKPSRMPTAEKPLVSSYLALPFQSRLTQSSSSFVGPGLVGQGHIRASTGKGKSRSRGIPRPRTLQRATPAMNLAAVGTTRPDIARRLATMATDRPSLATTLVTTNTSRLDTGTEFPARDTKLDTVTGLSTTDTKKPGKDKDLITTDPDKLGKVMVTADKAKPGKTTGDPAMVLARPDPVKLGTPWPDTVMALVRANRAKLGTTMDFSTLDTSNLGTATGSVVPLAPEPATGEAKLDIATYPLMPSRSMEAAQDHTTMDTATDQAIKPVTLDLAREFRGLPETRTDTAMSELVPEPRPKPAVPMKPVSINSNLLGYIGIDTIIEQMRKKTMKTGFDFNIMVVGQSGLGKSTLVNTLFKSQVSRKASSWNREEKIPKTVEIKAIGHVIEEGGVKMKLTVIDTPGFGDQINNENCWEPIEKYINEQYEKFLKEEVNIARKKRIPDTRVHCCLYFISPTGHSLRPLDLEFMKHLSKVVNIIPVIAKADTMTLEEKSEFKQRVRKELEVNGIEFYPQKEFDEDLEDKTENDKIRQESMPFAVVGSDKEYQVNGKRVLGRKTPWGIIEVENLNHCEFALLRDFVIRTHLQDLKEVTHNIHYETYRAKRLNDNGGLPPGEGLLGTVLPPVPATPCPTAE, encoded by the exons ATGGACCACAACTTTGCACCTGCTCCtccagagatgcagccacatggAGCCTCAGGCCCTGGAAGCTCCTTTTCCCGCAGCCACATGCTGGGGCACCATCCCCACCCCTCAAGGCTTCCTGGAGGGGTATCCCCCCTCATTCCTGTTGTCAGAAAGACTGTCCATTTGGATACTTTTCCCCAAAGCCATATCCCACAAACCTCCAGCAGACTGGGCCTTAGAGCCAGGACTTTAAGTGTGCCCCCAAAGGATACTGGCATTGCCCCGGGAGCTATTCTGAGCCCCCTCCCTGCCAAGAGCCTTGTGCCCAGAAAGCTGAGCTCTATCTCCTTAACGATCCATCGCAAGAGCCAGGCAAGACCCCTGGACCCCCCATTTTCTCACTGGGAAGAGTTGCCTACCCTGGGCAGGGAGGCTGCCACCCACAGAGGAGGAAGGCTGTCTGCTCAAAGCTCACCACCCGTGACTATAGTGCCAGAGGGCAGAGTCCATTCTGAGGGTCCAGGGAACCCAGGTCTGACCAAACCCAGCAGGATGCCCACTGCGGAGAAGCCCTTGGTGAGTTCGTACCTGGCCTTACCTTTCCAATCCCGGCTAACCCAGAGTTCATCAAGCTTTGTGGGGCCAGGGCTGGTGGGTCAAGGGCACATCCGAGCCTCTACAGGAAAAGGCAAGTCCCGGTCCAGGGGTATTCCCAGACCCAGGACACTCCAAAGGGCCACCCCTGCTATGAATTTGGCTGCTGTGGGCACAACAAGGCCAGACATAGCTAGACGTTTAGCCACAATGGCCACTGACAGACCTAGCTTGGCTACCACTTTGGTCACAACAAACACCTCCAGACTGGACACAGGCACAGAGTTTCCTGCTCGGGATACCAAGTTGGACACAGTCACAGGCTTATCTACCACAGATACAAAGAAGCCAGGCAAAGACAAGGATTTGATAACTACAGATCCAGACAAGCTGGGCAAAGTCATGGTTACCGCAGACAAAGCCAAGCCAGGTAAGACCACAGGGGACCCAGCCATGGTTTTGGCAAGACCAGATCCAGTCAAGTTGGGCACACCCTGGCCAGACACAGTCATGGCTTTGGTTAGAGCAAATAGAGCCAAGCTGGGCACAACTATGGATTTTTCTACTTTGGACACAAGCAATCTGGGCACAGCCACAGGTTCAGTTGTGCCGCTCGCCCCAGAACCAGCCACTGGTGAGGCCAAGCTGGACATTGCTACCTACCCACTAATGCCAAGCAGAAGCATGGAAGCAGCCCAGGACCATACCACAATGGATACTGCCACAGACCAAGCCATAAAGCCGGTCACTCTGGATCTGGCCAGAGAATTCAGAG GGCTCCCAGAGACCAGGACGGACACAGCCATGTCAGAGCTGGTGCCTGAGCCCAGGCCTAAGCCGGCAGTGCCCATGAAGCCCGTCAGCATCAACTCCAACCTGCTGGGCTACATTGGCATCGACACCATCATCGAGCAGATGCGCAAGAAGACCATGAAGACTGGTTTTGACTTCAACATCATGGTCGTTG GCCAGAGTGGACTGGGCAAGTCAACGCTGGTCAACACGCTGTTCAAATCCCAGGTGAGCCGCAAGGCTTCCAGCTGGAATCGGGAGGAGAAGATCCCCAAGACGGTGGAGATCAAAGCTATTGGGCATG TAATAGAGGAAGGTGGTGTCAAAATGAAGCTGACTGTCATCGACACCCCAGGCTTTGGAGACcaaatcaacaatgaaaactg CTGGGAGCCCATTGAAAAGTACATCAATGAACAGTACGAGAAGTTCCTGAAGGAGGAGGTGAACATCGCCAGGAAGAAACGCATCCCTGACACTCGCGTCCACTGCTGCCTCTACTTCATCTCCCCCACAGGACACTC CTTGCGACCCCTTGATCTTGAGTTCATGAAACATCTCAGCAAGGTGGTGAACATCATCCCTGTCATTGCCAAGGCTGACACCATGACCCTGGAGGAGAAGTCTGAATTCAAGCAGAGG GTTCGAAAGGAGCTTGAAGTAAATGGCATTGAATTCTACCCCCAGAAGGAATTTGATGAGGATCTGGAGGACAAGACGGAGAATGACAAAATCAGG CAGGAGAGCATGCCCTTTGCTGTGGTGGGAAGTGACAAGGAGTATCAAGTGAATGGCAAGAGGGTCCTCGGCAGAAAAACTCCCTGGGGGATCATTGAAG TGGAAAACCTCAACCACTGTGAGTTTGCCCTGCTTCGAGACTTTGTCATCAG gacccacctccaggacctcaaGGAAGTGACACACAACATCCACTATGAGACTTATAGGGCCAAGCGACTCAATGACAATGGAGGCCTCCCTCCG GGAGAAGGCCTCCTGGGCACTGTCCTTCCACCTGTGCCAGCCACCCCCTGCCCCACTGCTGAATGA
- the Septin3 gene encoding neuronal-specific septin-3 isoform X2, which translates to MSKGLPETRTDTAMSELVPEPRPKPAVPMKPVSINSNLLGYIGIDTIIEQMRKKTMKTGFDFNIMVVGQSGLGKSTLVNTLFKSQVSRKASSWNREEKIPKTVEIKAIGHVIEEGGVKMKLTVIDTPGFGDQINNENCWEPIEKYINEQYEKFLKEEVNIARKKRIPDTRVHCCLYFISPTGHSLRPLDLEFMKHLSKVVNIIPVIAKADTMTLEEKSEFKQRVRKELEVNGIEFYPQKEFDEDLEDKTENDKIRQESMPFAVVGSDKEYQVNGKRVLGRKTPWGIIEVENLNHCEFALLRDFVIRTHLQDLKEVTHNIHYETYRAKRLNDNGGLPPGEGLLGTVLPPVPATPCPTAE; encoded by the exons ATGTCCAAAG GGCTCCCAGAGACCAGGACGGACACAGCCATGTCAGAGCTGGTGCCTGAGCCCAGGCCTAAGCCGGCAGTGCCCATGAAGCCCGTCAGCATCAACTCCAACCTGCTGGGCTACATTGGCATCGACACCATCATCGAGCAGATGCGCAAGAAGACCATGAAGACTGGTTTTGACTTCAACATCATGGTCGTTG GCCAGAGTGGACTGGGCAAGTCAACGCTGGTCAACACGCTGTTCAAATCCCAGGTGAGCCGCAAGGCTTCCAGCTGGAATCGGGAGGAGAAGATCCCCAAGACGGTGGAGATCAAAGCTATTGGGCATG TAATAGAGGAAGGTGGTGTCAAAATGAAGCTGACTGTCATCGACACCCCAGGCTTTGGAGACcaaatcaacaatgaaaactg CTGGGAGCCCATTGAAAAGTACATCAATGAACAGTACGAGAAGTTCCTGAAGGAGGAGGTGAACATCGCCAGGAAGAAACGCATCCCTGACACTCGCGTCCACTGCTGCCTCTACTTCATCTCCCCCACAGGACACTC CTTGCGACCCCTTGATCTTGAGTTCATGAAACATCTCAGCAAGGTGGTGAACATCATCCCTGTCATTGCCAAGGCTGACACCATGACCCTGGAGGAGAAGTCTGAATTCAAGCAGAGG GTTCGAAAGGAGCTTGAAGTAAATGGCATTGAATTCTACCCCCAGAAGGAATTTGATGAGGATCTGGAGGACAAGACGGAGAATGACAAAATCAGG CAGGAGAGCATGCCCTTTGCTGTGGTGGGAAGTGACAAGGAGTATCAAGTGAATGGCAAGAGGGTCCTCGGCAGAAAAACTCCCTGGGGGATCATTGAAG TGGAAAACCTCAACCACTGTGAGTTTGCCCTGCTTCGAGACTTTGTCATCAG gacccacctccaggacctcaaGGAAGTGACACACAACATCCACTATGAGACTTATAGGGCCAAGCGACTCAATGACAATGGAGGCCTCCCTCCG GGAGAAGGCCTCCTGGGCACTGTCCTTCCACCTGTGCCAGCCACCCCCTGCCCCACTGCTGAATGA
- the Septin3 gene encoding neuronal-specific septin-3 isoform X3 — MSKGLPETRTDTAMSELVPEPRPKPAVPMKPVSINSNLLGYIGIDTIIEQMRKKTMKTGFDFNIMVVGQSGLGKSTLVNTLFKSQVSRKASSWNREEKIPKTVEIKAIGHVIEEGGVKMKLTVIDTPGFGDQINNENCWEPIEKYINEQYEKFLKEEVNIARKKRIPDTRVHCCLYFISPTGHSLRPLDLEFMKHLSKVVNIIPVIAKADTMTLEEKSEFKQRVRKELEVNGIEFYPQKEFDEDLEDKTENDKIRESMPFAVVGSDKEYQVNGKRVLGRKTPWGIIEVENLNHCEFALLRDFVIRTHLQDLKEVTHNIHYETYRAKRLNDNGGLPPGEGLLGTVLPPVPATPCPTAE; from the exons ATGTCCAAAG GGCTCCCAGAGACCAGGACGGACACAGCCATGTCAGAGCTGGTGCCTGAGCCCAGGCCTAAGCCGGCAGTGCCCATGAAGCCCGTCAGCATCAACTCCAACCTGCTGGGCTACATTGGCATCGACACCATCATCGAGCAGATGCGCAAGAAGACCATGAAGACTGGTTTTGACTTCAACATCATGGTCGTTG GCCAGAGTGGACTGGGCAAGTCAACGCTGGTCAACACGCTGTTCAAATCCCAGGTGAGCCGCAAGGCTTCCAGCTGGAATCGGGAGGAGAAGATCCCCAAGACGGTGGAGATCAAAGCTATTGGGCATG TAATAGAGGAAGGTGGTGTCAAAATGAAGCTGACTGTCATCGACACCCCAGGCTTTGGAGACcaaatcaacaatgaaaactg CTGGGAGCCCATTGAAAAGTACATCAATGAACAGTACGAGAAGTTCCTGAAGGAGGAGGTGAACATCGCCAGGAAGAAACGCATCCCTGACACTCGCGTCCACTGCTGCCTCTACTTCATCTCCCCCACAGGACACTC CTTGCGACCCCTTGATCTTGAGTTCATGAAACATCTCAGCAAGGTGGTGAACATCATCCCTGTCATTGCCAAGGCTGACACCATGACCCTGGAGGAGAAGTCTGAATTCAAGCAGAGG GTTCGAAAGGAGCTTGAAGTAAATGGCATTGAATTCTACCCCCAGAAGGAATTTGATGAGGATCTGGAGGACAAGACGGAGAATGACAAAATCAGG GAGAGCATGCCCTTTGCTGTGGTGGGAAGTGACAAGGAGTATCAAGTGAATGGCAAGAGGGTCCTCGGCAGAAAAACTCCCTGGGGGATCATTGAAG TGGAAAACCTCAACCACTGTGAGTTTGCCCTGCTTCGAGACTTTGTCATCAG gacccacctccaggacctcaaGGAAGTGACACACAACATCCACTATGAGACTTATAGGGCCAAGCGACTCAATGACAATGGAGGCCTCCCTCCG GGAGAAGGCCTCCTGGGCACTGTCCTTCCACCTGTGCCAGCCACCCCCTGCCCCACTGCTGAATGA